One genomic region from Streptomyces sp. NBC_01304 encodes:
- a CDS encoding McrB family protein produces MAEHDQVVVTFEGRDYALTRSPGEVILPAHGRMIHHDAACAHLTDSGDLPRFPDADGLLWRRLIDSAPSDDTTGRTRFARAHGLLGGSGRPLTAVCSCVLKPISPTQAETLRPWPLDEAIAAFDRDSQQTVLDEMNTQAEEIRHAFPWEEWPDLPLERYALGLGDSKQTRPYCYLMEFGTNVLGSIAGGSAMKHLIFWRAQEGSWWHDSRYPDADQAWAAIRSGLIEAVTAAREGRVADIDNIEAVRSGPALVAKTLRVYAPETSLAVYAADWVRHFIARLTGEPVPKLERFALQARLQSLIAERFPGWSPDLAVQFLYWWADPSKIRQTVKIAAGHGGELWGECRAGGYIAIGWDEVPDLRSYTDKDEFLTAFTAALSETYNGHKSKISAKANEVWKLLSLRPGDLVVANKGTSEILGVGRVTDEGYVWRPERPDHRHTVSVEWDESYAGRLDEPERSWATVTVKDVPASLWAKIRRGRSTQADSEPAPEAEVVGSQPLDTELQRIADALERRGQAVLFGPPGTGKTYTALRCAVRWLGELSGALPDVDPYAEPGSRAYGETLDALTAAGRLTVVTFHPNYGYEEFVEGFRPVSPKGGTGLALDRVDGVFKRVCATAAADPEHPHLVVIDELNRGNLPKIFGELITLLEKDKRGRSVTLPLCGEPFSVPRNVYVIGTMNTADRSIRMVDAAIRRRFAFLELLPDSGPLQGCHVDQLHLADLLDVLNERIRTRLDREKQIGHAFLLPNGAPVDSVAELAAIVRSEILPLLQEYAYDDYTLLAEFLGEELVDPEAHTLREKSDEGLVAALYTELQVRSGPE; encoded by the coding sequence GTGGCGGAGCACGATCAGGTGGTGGTCACCTTCGAAGGCCGCGACTACGCGTTGACGCGGTCCCCGGGCGAGGTGATCCTGCCGGCACACGGGCGGATGATCCACCACGACGCCGCCTGCGCCCACCTCACCGACTCCGGCGACCTGCCACGGTTCCCGGACGCCGACGGGCTGTTGTGGCGACGCCTCATCGACTCGGCGCCGTCCGACGACACCACGGGGCGTACCCGGTTCGCCCGTGCGCACGGATTGCTCGGCGGCTCGGGACGGCCGCTCACCGCGGTGTGCAGCTGCGTACTCAAGCCGATCTCGCCCACTCAGGCGGAGACCCTGCGGCCGTGGCCACTCGACGAGGCGATAGCCGCATTCGACCGGGACAGCCAGCAGACGGTCCTCGACGAGATGAACACCCAGGCCGAGGAGATCCGCCACGCCTTCCCCTGGGAGGAATGGCCCGACCTGCCGCTCGAGCGGTACGCACTCGGCCTCGGAGACAGCAAGCAGACCAGGCCGTACTGCTACCTGATGGAGTTCGGCACCAACGTCCTGGGCAGCATCGCAGGCGGCTCCGCGATGAAGCACCTGATCTTCTGGCGTGCCCAGGAGGGCAGCTGGTGGCACGACTCTCGCTACCCGGACGCGGACCAGGCCTGGGCGGCCATCCGCAGCGGGCTCATCGAGGCCGTCACCGCCGCACGCGAAGGGCGGGTGGCCGACATCGACAACATCGAAGCGGTGCGCTCCGGCCCCGCCCTGGTGGCCAAGACGCTGCGGGTGTACGCCCCCGAGACCTCGCTCGCGGTCTACGCGGCCGACTGGGTGCGGCACTTCATCGCGCGGCTGACCGGTGAACCAGTGCCCAAACTGGAGCGGTTCGCCCTGCAGGCCAGACTGCAGTCGCTCATCGCCGAGCGGTTCCCCGGCTGGTCCCCCGACCTGGCCGTCCAGTTCCTCTACTGGTGGGCCGACCCGAGCAAGATCCGCCAGACGGTGAAGATCGCTGCGGGGCACGGGGGCGAGCTGTGGGGCGAGTGCCGGGCGGGCGGCTACATCGCGATCGGCTGGGACGAGGTGCCCGATCTGCGCTCCTACACCGACAAGGACGAGTTCCTCACCGCGTTCACCGCCGCCCTCTCCGAGACGTACAACGGCCACAAGTCCAAGATCTCCGCCAAGGCCAACGAGGTCTGGAAGCTGCTGAGTCTGCGTCCCGGCGACCTGGTCGTCGCCAACAAGGGCACCAGCGAGATCCTCGGTGTGGGACGGGTCACGGACGAGGGGTACGTGTGGCGCCCGGAGCGCCCCGACCACCGGCACACCGTGAGCGTGGAGTGGGACGAGAGCTATGCCGGCCGGCTCGACGAACCCGAGCGGTCGTGGGCCACCGTCACCGTCAAGGACGTGCCCGCTTCCTTGTGGGCCAAGATCCGGCGGGGACGCAGCACCCAGGCGGACTCCGAGCCCGCTCCCGAGGCCGAGGTCGTCGGGAGCCAGCCGCTCGACACCGAGCTGCAGCGCATCGCGGACGCGCTCGAACGCCGAGGCCAGGCCGTCCTTTTCGGACCGCCGGGCACCGGCAAGACGTACACTGCGCTGCGCTGCGCCGTCCGCTGGCTCGGCGAGCTTTCCGGCGCGCTGCCCGACGTCGACCCGTACGCGGAGCCGGGCAGCAGGGCGTACGGCGAGACATTGGACGCGCTCACCGCCGCCGGACGACTGACCGTCGTCACCTTCCACCCGAACTACGGCTACGAGGAGTTCGTGGAGGGGTTCCGCCCGGTCAGCCCCAAGGGTGGCACCGGCCTGGCTCTCGACCGGGTCGACGGCGTCTTCAAGCGGGTCTGTGCGACCGCGGCCGCCGACCCGGAGCACCCCCACCTCGTGGTGATCGACGAGCTCAACCGGGGGAACCTGCCCAAGATCTTCGGCGAATTGATCACTCTTCTCGAGAAGGACAAGCGGGGCCGCTCGGTCACGCTCCCCCTGTGCGGCGAGCCGTTCTCCGTGCCGCGCAACGTCTACGTGATCGGCACCATGAACACCGCCGACCGCTCCATCCGCATGGTTGACGCCGCGATCCGCCGCCGCTTCGCCTTCCTCGAACTGCTGCCGGACTCCGGGCCCCTGCAAGGCTGCCACGTCGACCAGTTGCACCTTGCCGACCTCCTCGACGTCCTGAACGAACGCATCAGGACCCGGCTCGACCGCGAGAAGCAGATCGGGCACGCCTTCCTCCTGCCGAACGGCGCGCCCGTGGACTCCGTCGCGGAGCTTGCGGCGATCGTGCGCAGCGAGATCCTGCCGCTACTGCAGGAGTACGCCTATGACGACTACACCCTGCTGGCCGAGTTCCTCGGCGAGGAGCTCGTCGACCCTGAGGCGCACACTCTGCGCGAGAAGTCCGACGAAGGTCTGGTCGCCGCCCTGTACACCGAACTGCAGGTCAGGAGCGGACCGGAGTGA
- a CDS encoding McrC family protein, with the protein MTVQPARITLCEYGRQVVEGVRLTSADRHRISDPRLVERIRVQELAHGRLELTAGPYVGVVQLDSCEIRVRPKYLGEELDVLRMLAYVQGRAGSLDAGRTLAGGTPNLRDLVALLFVDQAERLLARGVRRDYLTLEGDLPVVRGRLLPERQLVRHHGRVDRLACRFDEHDADILDNRLCAAAAGLAARTAHSPVVRARARRVAAQFARYAPTPLGDLRTALAGLDYHRHNAHYQDAHRWAVLLLTGGGIDDLFSGGPLAARAFLIDMNALFESFAVRLLGDASATAGSGFSVQDQARHRGVLHNEHTGRHYSEVRPDALLSGHRGGRPVRRPVDVKYKLYDTKKVSTADLYQAFLYAHALARQPAGETPTCVLLHPGGPTAARASVAVRRWDGGTSARVRTVPLDLSAVLHALSEGGAGRREALLRLWDQVAA; encoded by the coding sequence GTGACCGTGCAACCTGCGCGGATCACCCTGTGCGAATACGGCCGCCAAGTCGTGGAGGGCGTCCGCCTCACCTCCGCCGACCGCCACCGGATATCCGACCCCCGCCTGGTCGAGCGGATCCGGGTCCAGGAGCTCGCGCATGGGCGGCTGGAGTTGACGGCCGGCCCGTACGTCGGCGTCGTACAGCTGGATTCCTGCGAGATCCGGGTGCGGCCCAAGTACCTGGGCGAGGAGCTGGACGTGCTGCGCATGCTGGCTTACGTGCAGGGCCGCGCGGGCTCTCTCGACGCCGGGCGGACCCTGGCGGGCGGTACCCCGAATCTTCGGGATCTCGTGGCACTCCTCTTCGTCGATCAGGCGGAGCGGCTCCTCGCTCGCGGTGTGCGGCGGGACTATCTGACGTTGGAGGGCGATCTGCCCGTAGTACGGGGCCGCCTGCTGCCCGAGCGCCAGTTGGTCCGCCACCACGGACGGGTCGACAGGCTGGCCTGCCGGTTCGACGAGCATGACGCGGACATCCTGGACAACCGACTGTGCGCGGCGGCCGCCGGCCTGGCCGCCCGCACCGCGCACTCCCCAGTCGTGCGAGCCCGCGCCCGGCGGGTCGCGGCGCAGTTCGCGCGGTACGCCCCCACGCCGCTCGGCGATCTGCGTACGGCCCTCGCCGGGCTCGACTACCACCGGCACAACGCGCATTACCAGGACGCTCATCGCTGGGCCGTGCTGTTGCTGACCGGAGGCGGGATCGACGATCTCTTTTCCGGCGGGCCCCTGGCCGCCCGCGCGTTCCTCATCGACATGAACGCTCTGTTCGAGTCCTTCGCCGTCCGGCTGCTCGGCGATGCCTCGGCGACGGCAGGTTCCGGCTTCAGCGTCCAGGACCAGGCCCGGCACCGCGGCGTCCTGCACAACGAGCACACAGGCAGGCACTACAGCGAGGTACGACCCGATGCGCTGCTCTCGGGGCACCGAGGCGGCCGGCCGGTGCGGCGGCCGGTGGACGTCAAGTACAAGCTGTACGACACCAAGAAGGTCAGCACGGCGGACCTTTACCAGGCGTTCCTGTATGCGCACGCGCTCGCCCGGCAGCCTGCGGGCGAGACACCGACCTGCGTGCTGCTGCACCCCGGCGGACCCACCGCGGCGCGGGCGAGCGTCGCGGTGCGGCGCTGGGACGGGGGGACTTCGGCACGGGTGAGGACGGTTCCGCTGGACCTGTCCGCGGTGCTCCATGCGCTGAGTGAGGGCGGAGCCGGGCGACGGGAGGCCCTGCTGCGCCTGTGGGATCAGGTGGCGGCCTGA